The Microcoleus sp. FACHB-831 DNA window TCGATGTTCGGGTAACGAGAGAAGCGATCGCTATTAGCGGCCAACATCGCTTCGAGAACAAGACCGAAGAAAAAGGCTTCTTCCGTTCCGAGTTCCGCTACGGTAGCTTCCAGCGCGTGATTCCTCTGCCCGTTGCAATTCAGAACGAGCAAGCCAAGGCTGACTTCAAAGATGGCATTTTGACACTGACTCTGCCCAAAGTAACCGAAGCGCGGCGTACAGTTGTCAGGCTCAACTTGGGAGAGAGCAACCAGCCTGCGGCTGATGTTCAGCAAGCAGCATCGAACTAAGCGATGCA harbors:
- a CDS encoding Hsp20/alpha crystallin family protein, producing the protein MALIRWQPFQEIETLRRQMDRMFDELARSDRGLENSWKPAIELQDTEENLILRAEIPGVDAKDIDVRVTREAIAISGQHRFENKTEEKGFFRSEFRYGSFQRVIPLPVAIQNEQAKADFKDGILTLTLPKVTEARRTVVRLNLGESNQPAADVQQAASN